From the genome of Psychrilyobacter atlanticus DSM 19335, one region includes:
- a CDS encoding bifunctional riboflavin kinase/FAD synthetase, translating into MKIIDDIFQLKEKNHDLCVAIGAFDGIHEGHKNVIKGAIKRAKKIGGKSVVFTFDKHPKSFMPQKTAPKLINSKEEKVHLLEKLGVDYVIFQKFDQNFSALTPLEFLNLLKIFRTREIFVGFNFRFGAGGAATVDDMIKMGKTCGIEVNKANPVTSGKKVISSTLIRELITCGELDTVKNLLGYNLFIIGNVVHGKKYGRQLGFPTANLKLIDKIYPPFGIYGARVQIEGYDKVYDGVVNIGRNPTLKDGELSVETHILDFSDYIYGKKVIVELIKNLRTEKKFNSIDELKTAIANDVLIWKDYLQSNKN; encoded by the coding sequence ATGAAAATCATAGATGATATATTTCAATTAAAAGAGAAAAATCACGATCTATGTGTGGCGATTGGAGCATTTGATGGAATACACGAAGGTCATAAAAATGTAATTAAAGGGGCAATTAAAAGAGCAAAAAAAATAGGAGGGAAATCAGTAGTATTTACCTTTGATAAACATCCTAAAAGTTTTATGCCTCAAAAAACAGCTCCTAAACTAATAAATTCAAAGGAAGAGAAGGTCCACCTTTTGGAAAAATTAGGAGTAGACTATGTCATATTTCAAAAATTTGATCAAAATTTTTCTGCCCTTACACCATTAGAATTTTTAAATCTATTAAAGATATTTAGAACCCGTGAAATATTTGTAGGATTTAATTTTAGATTTGGTGCAGGAGGAGCAGCAACTGTAGACGATATGATTAAGATGGGAAAAACCTGTGGAATCGAAGTAAATAAGGCGAATCCTGTAACTTCAGGGAAAAAAGTCATAAGTAGTACTTTAATTAGGGAACTCATTACCTGTGGAGAGCTGGACACAGTAAAAAATCTATTAGGTTATAATTTGTTTATAATAGGAAATGTAGTTCATGGGAAAAAATATGGACGTCAACTAGGTTTCCCCACAGCAAATTTAAAATTAATTGATAAGATCTATCCTCCATTTGGGATATATGGAGCTAGGGTTCAGATAGAAGGTTACGACAAGGTATATGACGGGGTAGTTAACATTGGAAGGAATCCCACGTTAAAAGACGGAGAACTAAGTGTAGAAACTCATATATTGGATTTTTCAGATTATATATATGGAAAAAAAGTTATTGTGGAATTGATAAAGAATCTCCGAACTGAAAAAAAGTTTAATTCGATAGATGAATTAAAGACAGCCATCGCCAATGATGTTTTGATATGGAAGGATTATCTTCAAAGTAATAAAAATTAA